The genomic region CTTGCGAATGCGCTGCCGGTCAGGCTGTTTATGCAGGAGAAGAAAGAACTTCCCGTGCTGGTGGTGGCAGGCTCAATGAGTGAAGCCACGCGCCGTCAGGTGGAAAAAGCGCTGTGTCAGGGGCGAGCGAAAGTGGTGGATATCGACGCCTCCAGACTGGCATCCGTGCATTTTGAACAGGAAATCGCGTCAATCGTGGAACAGGCCTGTGCGCTATTGAGCCACCAGCACCATACGATTTTACGCACCAGCAGACGTGCAGAGGACCGACAGCTTATCGATACGCTCTGTGCCTATGTTGGCATGTCCCGACAGCAGTTGGGCGAGCTGCTGAGTCAGCGTCTTGGAGCGATCACGCTGAAAATTATTGAACAGGCGCGGATCGGCGGTTTGTTCCTGACGGGGGGAGACATTGCTACGGCAGTGGCCAACGCTTTAGGGGCTGAGGGGTATCGTATTCAGAGCGAAGTTGCGCCTTGTATTCCTTGCGGCACGTTCGTGAACAGCGATATTGACGACCTCCCCGTGATCACCAAAGCGGGTGGCTTTGGTTCAGACAGTACCCTTTGTGATGCGCTTTATTTTATTGAGGAGATGTACAGTGGTAACTAAAACTATTGCGATTACGATGGGCGACCCGGCAGGGATTGGTCCGGAAATTATTGTTAAAGCACTCAGCGAGGATGAGCTTAACGGTGCCCCGCTGGTGGTGGTGGGGTGTCTGCAAACGCTGCAACGGCTACAGGCCAAAGGGCTGGCGGATGGCGTCACGTTTCGTGCCATTGAACAGGTCGCCGAGGCCCGCTTCGCTCCGGGCGTGATTCACGTGATCGATGAGCCTCTGGCGCAGCCGGACACGCTGGAGCCGGGCAAAGTGCAGGCGCAGGCAGGCGATCTGGCTTTTCGCTGCGTCAAACGGGCGACCGCGCTGGCGATGAAGGGCGACGTGCATGCCATCGCCACGGCGCCGCTGAATAAAGAAGCGTTGCATCTTGCCGGGCACAACTTCCCGGGGCATACCGAACTACTGGCAACGCTGACCGAAAGCCGCGACTACGCGATGGTGCTCTATACCGATAAACTGAAGGTGATTCACGTTTCGACCCACATCGCCCTGCGCAAATTCCTTGATACCCTCAACGGGCAGCGCGTGGAGACGGTGATTGGGATTGCGGATACCTTCCTGAAGCGCGTCGGCTTTGCGCAGCCGCGTATCGCGGTGGCCGGGGTGAACCCGCATGCGGGGGAAAATGGGCTGTTTGGTGATGAAGAGATCCGCGTGCTCACGCCGGCTATCGATCATATGAGAGCGAAGGGGATTGATGTCTATGGGCCATGTCCGCCGGATACTGTGTTCCTGCAGGCTTACGAAGGCCAGTACGACATGGTGGTGGCGATGTACCACGATCAGGGACATATTCCGCTTAAACTGCTGGGATTCTATGACGGTGTTAACATCACGGCAGGGTTGCCGTTCATTCGCACCTCTGCCGATCACGGTACGGCATTTGATATCGCCTGGACGGGAAAAGCAAAATCTGAGAGCATGGCCGTATCGATTAAACTGGCAATGCAACTGGCGTAATATCCTGTTATGAAAGGGCAACACCGTCTTGATGAGATAGTCGCGTATTTGAAAAATCATACGCTGGTTACCGTGGAACAACTGGTGGAAGCCGTTGACGCATCCCCGGCAACGATCCGCCGCGACCTGATCAAACTCGATGAACAGGGCGTCATCAGCCGCAGCCACGGCGGTGTTGCGTTGCGTCGCTTTGAACCCGCGCAACCCACAACCAACGAAAAGCAATTGCGCTCGCCTGCTGAAAAGCGGGCGATTGCGCGTTTTGCCGCCTCAATGGTGCGTGCGGGCGATGCCGTGGTGCTCGACGCCGGTACCACCATGCTGGAACTGGCAAAATGCTTAACGCATTTGCCGCTCAGGGTCATCACCGTTGATCTGCATATTGCTCTGTTTCTTTCCGAATTTCGCCAGATAGAAGTGACCATCGTCGGTGGGCGTATTGATGACAGCAGTCAGTCCTGTATTGGCGAGTTTGGGCGCAAAATGCTGCGTAGCGTTTATCCTGATATCGCCTTTATGAGCTGTAACACCTGGAGCATGGAAAAAGGGGTGACTACCCCAACGGAAGACAAAGCGGGGCTGAAACAGGAAATTATCGCTAACGCCCAGCGCAAGGTGCTGCTGGCGGACAGCAGTAAATACGGTGCGCATTCGCTGTTCAATGTGACGCCGCTAAGCCGTTTTACTGACGTTATCACCGATGTCAATTTACCGCTTGAGGTGCAAAACCAACTGCAAGCGCAGTCGGTTGCGCTTACGCTGGTCCAGCCTTAATAATTAATTTCATAATTATATTAGATCGGCTAAATATAATTTTACGGTGGGTGTTGTACTCGCCGTAAATAATATTATTTCTCTGATAATTATATCTGTTAATTCCTCGTTCTGTGATTTCTGTCACTCTTTGCCAGAGCATGTGTCCTACTATTAATTTGCCTTATGGAAAAGTGTATATTCGCTCTATCCCTTGAGATATTTTCAACGCATTAAGGATATATTATGAAAATTGATGTTTCATTGTCTTTAGGGTTTACAGATAGTCAAGGCGTCGTAGAAAGCGGAATAAATGTTAACCTCAGTATTCCTGCCGGGGAAATGTCTGCGAAAAACCCGGTGAAATTCTTCGCAGTTCAAACGGATAAGGACGGAAAGGAGACTGCGGGTGGAGGAAAAATGCTTGAGGTCGCGGTCGGTGATAGTTCGCATGTCTACGTTGCGGTAGCGCCGCCGAAATATCTGCTCGAAAAAGCCCAAATAGATAAAACTGTCCGCGCGCTCGATGTAAAAGTTCAGGAAGGAAAATATAATCCCGGCACCGGTGAATTCGACACAACGCCGAAACCAGCCTGATAAAACGGTTGATAATATAAATTATATATTGGGTCGTTCCTTGCTTTATTGGTGATATAACAAACCGACGGAATTCGGCGTCCAGCGAGATAAAGTATGGACACATTGCGCCTTGGTATTCATGCTGAGTTAGAAATCGGCTCACTGCTGGGCGGAGAAATAAACTGGCCGCTGGAATGTGAACTGACGATTTGCGGTGACTATTATTTAGTTCAGGCCGATGTGGTGCGTGGCGAGCAGGGCGGGCTGGATATTCTGCAATTGCTGAATACCTCATTCGGCTGCTCGTTGCCCGAAGGGGTTATCAACGTCGATAAAGCGGGGTTCTTTACCTTCGCCAGGCGCCGGGAAATCCGCGAAGATAAAACGCTGGAGCAGATTTTCCCGGCTCATACCCTGCCGGACAGCATTGCCGGCACGGTCCTACCGATGGATAACACCACCGCGTTCTGGCTGGTGGTGA from Citrobacter sp. RHB25-C09 harbors:
- a CDS encoding D-threonate 4-phosphate dehydrogenase translates to MVTKTIAITMGDPAGIGPEIIVKALSEDELNGAPLVVVGCLQTLQRLQAKGLADGVTFRAIEQVAEARFAPGVIHVIDEPLAQPDTLEPGKVQAQAGDLAFRCVKRATALAMKGDVHAIATAPLNKEALHLAGHNFPGHTELLATLTESRDYAMVLYTDKLKVIHVSTHIALRKFLDTLNGQRVETVIGIADTFLKRVGFAQPRIAVAGVNPHAGENGLFGDEEIRVLTPAIDHMRAKGIDVYGPCPPDTVFLQAYEGQYDMVVAMYHDQGHIPLKLLGFYDGVNITAGLPFIRTSADHGTAFDIAWTGKAKSESMAVSIKLAMQLA
- a CDS encoding DeoR/GlpR family DNA-binding transcription regulator, with protein sequence MKGQHRLDEIVAYLKNHTLVTVEQLVEAVDASPATIRRDLIKLDEQGVISRSHGGVALRRFEPAQPTTNEKQLRSPAEKRAIARFAASMVRAGDAVVLDAGTTMLELAKCLTHLPLRVITVDLHIALFLSEFRQIEVTIVGGRIDDSSQSCIGEFGRKMLRSVYPDIAFMSCNTWSMEKGVTTPTEDKAGLKQEIIANAQRKVLLADSSKYGAHSLFNVTPLSRFTDVITDVNLPLEVQNQLQAQSVALTLVQP